One stretch of Malus domestica chromosome 14, GDT2T_hap1 DNA includes these proteins:
- the LOC103409998 gene encoding RING-H2 finger protein ATL79-like, whose translation MRPPPTVGLSAGEVVEFGLIHLPTPLPSPPTGPTTCVSHACRWWPYSGSKEFEANAAMIIIVLLSALISALGLNAAIRCFLRGGRGYPSDRENNSVPQSRQALVDVQQKSNVATASCLEAAPTVIYTAEMKAKLAGVEAECAICLSEFVEGEGIRVLRRCKHGFHAQCIQKWLSSHSSCPTCRRTCLPQSPSQSPAPPQPSADHNPEQNPVTESSP comes from the coding sequence ATGAGACCACCGCCAACAGTGGGGCTGTCGGCGGGGGAGGTAGTCGAGTTTGGCCTTATCCACCTCCCTACGCCGCTGCCTTCCCCTCCAACAGGGCCAACGACATGCGTTTCCCACGCCTGCCGCTGGTGGCCTTACTCCGGCTCAAAAGAATTCGAGGCCAACGCCGCCATGATCATCATCGTCCTCCTCTCTGCTCTCATTTCCGCGTTGGGTCTTAACGCCGCCATCCGCTGCTTCCTCCGCGGCGGTAGAGGCTACCCTTCTGATCGTGAGAACAACAGTGTTCCTCAGAGTCGGCAGGCGTTGGTTGATGTTCAGCAGAAGAGCAATGTGGCAACGGCTTCGTGCTTAGAGGCGGCACCTACGGTGATTTACACGGCGGAGATGAAGGCGAAGCTGGCAGGGGTGGAGGCGGAGTGCGCCATTTGCTTGTCGGAGTTTGTGGAGGGGGAAGGGATTAGAGTTTTGCGGAGGTGTAAACATGGGTTTCATGCCCAGTGTATTCAAAAATGGTTGTCTTCTCACTCCTCTTGTCCCACGTGCCGCCGCACGTGCCTTCCTCAGTCTCCATCCCAATCCCCAGCACCACCACAACCCTCGGCGGACCATAATCCCGAACAAAATCCCGTGACGGAGAGCAGTCCGTAG